One region of Triticum aestivum cultivar Chinese Spring chromosome 6B, IWGSC CS RefSeq v2.1, whole genome shotgun sequence genomic DNA includes:
- the LOC123135398 gene encoding disease resistance protein RGA5, with protein sequence MESAMGALATLLPKLGKLLLEEYNLKKTVKKGIGDLKAELETMQTALEKVSDVPLDQLDSQVKLWANEVRDLSYVIEDSLDSFIGRVEGLELAKKPNPLKDFVKKAYDKITRFKARNKFVNGMEDIETQIRKVNERFARYKISDVVANPVTSTVDPRHFAMYSKVSALVGIDKAIEELTKRLCKADDLHKKNLKTVSGVGIGGLGKTTVAKALYDKLNKKFDCGCFVPDCQNPDMKKLLKDILYDLDKKKYINIIGSKMDEKQLTDEMLEFLKEKSLLPKMKVPAVLFLWTCQKKKLKRRKDPQLE encoded by the exons ATGGAATCGGCCATGGGGGCGTTGGCCACCCTCCTCCCAAAGCTGGGCAAGCTGCTACTCGAGGAGTACAACCTGAAGAAAACTGTCAAAAAGGGGATAGGGGATCTCAAAGCAGAGCTTGAGACCATGCAGACTGCTCTTGAGAAGGTTTCCGATGTGCCACTGGACCAGCTTGACTCACAGGTCAAACTGTGGGCTAACGAAGTCAGGGATCTGTCTTATGTTATCGAAGATAGCCTTGACTCCTTCATCGGACGCGTCGAGGGGCTTGAGCTAGCGAAAAAGCCCAACCCTCTAAAGGACTTCGTCAAGAAGGCCTATGACAAGATCACCAGGTTCAAGGCTCGCAACAAATTTGTCAATGGCATGGAAGACATCGAGACTCAAATTAGGAAGGTTAATGAACGGTTTGCAAGGTACAAAATCAGCGATGTTGTTGCTAATCCTGTGACAAGTACAGTCGATCCTCGTCATTTTGCAATGTATAGCAAGGTATCTGCCCTTGTTGGCATTGACAAAGCAATTGAGGAGCTGACGAAGAGATTGTGCAAGGCCGATGATCTCCATAAGAAAAATCTCAAGACAGTCTCTGGCGTTGGGATCGGAGGATTGGGCAAGACAACTGTAGCAAAAGCATTGTATGACAAGCTTAACAAGAAATTTGATTGTGGGTGTTTTGTTCCAGATTGTCAGAATCCTGACATGAAGAAACTTCTCAAGGATATCCTCTATGATCTTGACAAGAAAAAGTACATAAACATCATTGGCTCAAAAATGGATGAAAAGCAACTCACCGATGAGATGCTAGAATTCCTCAAGGAAAAGAG CCTTCTTCCCAAAATGAAAGTACCAGCAGTGCTGTTCCTCTGGACATGTCAAAAGAAAAAACTGAAGAGAAGAAAAGACCCTCAATTGGAGTAA